Proteins from a genomic interval of Panthera uncia isolate 11264 chromosome C1 unlocalized genomic scaffold, Puncia_PCG_1.0 HiC_scaffold_4, whole genome shotgun sequence:
- the LZIC gene encoding protein LZIC isoform X2 — protein MRLAEVLLLRASARSGPSEIKMASRGKTETSKLKQNLEEQLDRLMQQLQDLEECREELDTDEYEETKKETLEQLSEFNDSLKKIMSGNMTLVDELSGMQLAIQAAISQAFKTPEVIRLFAKKQPGQLRTRLAEMDRDLMVGKLERGLYTQQKVEILTALRKLGEKLTADDEAFLSANAGAILSQFEKVSTDLGSGDKVLALASFEVEKTKK, from the exons ATGCGTCTGGCGGAAGTGCTCCTACTGCGAGCGTCCGCCCGGTCCGGACCCTCAG AGATCAAAATGGCTTccagaggaaagacagagacaagcaAATTAAAGCAGAATTTAGAAGAACAGTTGGATAGACTAATGCAGCAATTACAAGATCTGGAGGAATGCAG AGAGGAACTTGATACAGATGAATATgaagaaaccaaaaaggaaactCTGGAGCAACTAAGTGAATTTAATGATTCACTGAAGAAAATCATGTCTGGAAATATGACTTTGGTAGATGAGCTCAGTGGAATGCAACTG GCTATCCAGGCAGCTATCAGCCAGGCCTTTAAAACCCCAGAGGTCATCAGATTATTTGCAAAGAAACAACCAGGTCAACTTCGGACAAGGTTAGCGGAG ATGGATAGAGATCTCATGGTAGGAAAGCTGGAAAGAGGCCTGTACACTCAACAGAAAGTGGAGATACTAACAGCTCTCAGGAAACTTGGAGAGAAG ctgACCGCAGATGATGAGGCCTTCTTGTCAGCAAATGCAGGTGCCATACTCAGCCAGTTTGAGAAAGTGTCTACAGACCTCG GCTCTGGAGACAAAGTTCTTGCATTGGCAAGTTTTGaggttgaaaaaacaaaaaaatga
- the LZIC gene encoding protein LZIC isoform X1 encodes MRLAEVLLLRASARSGPSEIKMASRGKTETSKLKQNLEEQLDRLMQQLQDLEECREELDTDEYEETKKETLEQLSEFNDSLKKIMSGNMTLVDELSGMQLAIQAAISQAFKTPEVIRLFAKKQPGQLRTRLAEMDRDLMVGKLERGLYTQQKVEILTALRKLGEKLTADDEAFLSANAGAILSQFEKVSTDLGESPRISESCPGITAHIDGYHE; translated from the exons ATGCGTCTGGCGGAAGTGCTCCTACTGCGAGCGTCCGCCCGGTCCGGACCCTCAG AGATCAAAATGGCTTccagaggaaagacagagacaagcaAATTAAAGCAGAATTTAGAAGAACAGTTGGATAGACTAATGCAGCAATTACAAGATCTGGAGGAATGCAG AGAGGAACTTGATACAGATGAATATgaagaaaccaaaaaggaaactCTGGAGCAACTAAGTGAATTTAATGATTCACTGAAGAAAATCATGTCTGGAAATATGACTTTGGTAGATGAGCTCAGTGGAATGCAACTG GCTATCCAGGCAGCTATCAGCCAGGCCTTTAAAACCCCAGAGGTCATCAGATTATTTGCAAAGAAACAACCAGGTCAACTTCGGACAAGGTTAGCGGAG ATGGATAGAGATCTCATGGTAGGAAAGCTGGAAAGAGGCCTGTACACTCAACAGAAAGTGGAGATACTAACAGCTCTCAGGAAACTTGGAGAGAAG ctgACCGCAGATGATGAGGCCTTCTTGTCAGCAAATGCAGGTGCCATACTCAGCCAGTTTGAGAAAGTGTCTACAGACCTCGGTGAGTCTCCTCGTATTTCTGAAAGCTGTCCAGGCATTACTGCTCACATTGATGGATACCATGAGTGA
- the LZIC gene encoding protein LZIC isoform X3 — MNNLAFVKFVTLETSTAGEIKMASRGKTETSKLKQNLEEQLDRLMQQLQDLEECREELDTDEYEETKKETLEQLSEFNDSLKKIMSGNMTLVDELSGMQLAIQAAISQAFKTPEVIRLFAKKQPGQLRTRLAEMDRDLMVGKLERGLYTQQKVEILTALRKLGEKLTADDEAFLSANAGAILSQFEKVSTDLGSGDKVLALASFEVEKTKK, encoded by the exons ATGAACAATTTGGCTTTCGTCAAGTTTGTGACACTTGAAACTTCAACAGCTGGAG AGATCAAAATGGCTTccagaggaaagacagagacaagcaAATTAAAGCAGAATTTAGAAGAACAGTTGGATAGACTAATGCAGCAATTACAAGATCTGGAGGAATGCAG AGAGGAACTTGATACAGATGAATATgaagaaaccaaaaaggaaactCTGGAGCAACTAAGTGAATTTAATGATTCACTGAAGAAAATCATGTCTGGAAATATGACTTTGGTAGATGAGCTCAGTGGAATGCAACTG GCTATCCAGGCAGCTATCAGCCAGGCCTTTAAAACCCCAGAGGTCATCAGATTATTTGCAAAGAAACAACCAGGTCAACTTCGGACAAGGTTAGCGGAG ATGGATAGAGATCTCATGGTAGGAAAGCTGGAAAGAGGCCTGTACACTCAACAGAAAGTGGAGATACTAACAGCTCTCAGGAAACTTGGAGAGAAG ctgACCGCAGATGATGAGGCCTTCTTGTCAGCAAATGCAGGTGCCATACTCAGCCAGTTTGAGAAAGTGTCTACAGACCTCG GCTCTGGAGACAAAGTTCTTGCATTGGCAAGTTTTGaggttgaaaaaacaaaaaaatga